Proteins co-encoded in one Listeria ivanovii subsp. ivanovii genomic window:
- a CDS encoding GntR family transcriptional regulator has translation MVANRYNTLEKMVYDRLLLKIKKGELSPNQHLAEEKLAAEFGVSRSPFRKTIATLAAQGIVTYHENSGAVLNDVLIDAGRYVQLMETINILVDAAMVKVAHYGLKMDVEKLHERLQEMERYSYLTDLENYFDAHHRFILCLVSFADNPYQITIAKQIFFQIVSFSDGIHIFKSVEIREWTNKKSSQIYELLAKEDTEAARKTIKAMFAELTIQAYR, from the coding sequence ATGGTAGCAAATCGATACAATACACTTGAAAAGATGGTTTATGATCGACTTTTATTAAAAATTAAAAAGGGTGAATTAAGTCCCAATCAACACTTAGCAGAAGAAAAATTGGCAGCTGAATTTGGCGTTAGTCGCTCACCGTTTCGAAAAACAATTGCCACTCTTGCGGCTCAAGGGATTGTAACTTACCATGAGAATAGTGGTGCCGTCTTAAATGATGTGTTAATTGACGCAGGACGTTATGTTCAATTAATGGAAACCATCAATATCTTAGTGGACGCAGCAATGGTAAAAGTAGCACATTATGGACTGAAAATGGATGTAGAAAAACTTCACGAACGCCTTCAAGAAATGGAACGTTATTCTTATTTAACTGATTTAGAAAATTATTTTGATGCGCATCATCGCTTTATTCTGTGTTTGGTTAGTTTTGCAGACAATCCTTATCAAATTACTATCGCTAAGCAGATTTTCTTTCAGATAGTCTCTTTTTCTGATGGAATTCATATTTTTAAATCAGTCGAGATTCGTGAATGGACAAATAAAAAAAGCAGCCAAATATATGAGCTACTTGCAAAAGAAGATACCGAAGCCGCCCGAAAAACAATTAAAGCGATGTTTGCCGAGTTAACAATTCAGGCATATAGATAA
- a CDS encoding GNAT family N-acetyltransferase, with product MNQNKISTGGLEFLVRFALPNDYSKMNELMLNTARWLKESGSSQWNDILQGFDVHQMEERIKLGEVVLFETQEGLLAGAMIIRKTPSDWDTDLWEDLANENAYYLHRIMVDRQFSGISLSAQMINWSEQLASTHQVPYVRLDCIETNDSLNQMYRRYDFQLIGKKNGFHLYQKKLPPI from the coding sequence AAATAAAATTTCTACTGGCGGACTGGAATTTCTAGTCCGCTTTGCTTTGCCAAATGACTATTCAAAAATGAATGAACTAATGTTAAATACTGCTCGCTGGCTTAAAGAATCGGGTTCCAGTCAGTGGAATGATATTTTGCAAGGCTTTGATGTCCATCAAATGGAAGAACGGATTAAACTTGGCGAGGTAGTTCTTTTTGAAACACAAGAAGGTTTGCTTGCTGGAGCAATGATTATTCGAAAGACACCCAGCGATTGGGATACAGATTTATGGGAAGACTTAGCGAATGAAAATGCTTATTATCTGCACCGGATTATGGTTGATCGTCAGTTTAGCGGAATTTCTTTAAGTGCTCAGATGATTAACTGGTCTGAACAGTTAGCAAGTACCCATCAAGTTCCTTATGTACGCTTGGATTGTATTGAAACAAATGATAGTCTTAACCAAATGTACCGCCGTTATGATTTTCAACTTATTGGTAAGAAAAATGGCTTTCATTTATATCAAAAAAAGCTTCCACCTATCTAA